From the genome of Arvicola amphibius chromosome 9, mArvAmp1.2, whole genome shotgun sequence, one region includes:
- the Pou6f1 gene encoding POU domain, class 6, transcription factor 1 isoform X1 has product MGFTCSFPAPGRLCHRWEHTASCVQDSMVLGPSLQNLMRIHHRINALGVDWHPPHPAVTMDPGAGSDSSLTVNEQVIVMSGHETIRVLEVGVDAQLPAEEENKGLESVAADSSQSRGPAEAGEPAAEAGQRDPDHSAEATVKSLPGIPPSPAPAIATFSQAPSQPQASQTLTPLALQTAPQVLTQENLATVLTGVVVPAGAVTQPLLIPISIAGQVSGQQGLAVWTIPTAAVAALPGLAAASPTAPVFKPPLAGLQAAAVLNTALPTPVQAAPPVQASSPTQPRQPAQPQTLFQTQPLLQTTPAILPQPTAATVAAPTPKSVDTTPQITVQPAGFAFSPGIISAASLGGQTQILGSLAATPVIANAIPSMPGISSQILTNAQGQVIGALPWVVNSASVATPAPAQSLQVQAVTPQLLLNAQGQVIATLASSSLPQPMAVRKPNTPESPAKSEVQSIQPTPAVPQPAVVITSPASGVKPSASAPIPITCSETPTVSQLVSKPHTPSLDEDGINLEEIREFAKNFKIRRLSLGLTQTQVGQALTATEGPAYSQSAICRFEKLDITPKSAQKLKPVLEKWLNEAELRNQEGQQNLMEFVGGEPSKKRKRRTSFTPQAIEALNAYFEKNPLPTGQEITEIAKELNYDREVVRVWFCNRRQTLKNTSKLNVFQIP; this is encoded by the exons ATGGGGTTCACCTGCTCTTTTCCTGCTCCTGGCAGGCTATGCCACCGCTGGGAACATACTGCCTCCTGTGTACAGGACAGCATGGTCCTTGGGCCATCCCTGCAGAATCTCATGAGAATCCACCACCGAATC AATGCACTAGGTGTGGACTGGCACCCACCCCACCCGGCAGTGACCATGGATCCTGGAGCTGGCTCTGACTCATCTCTGACCGTGAATGAGCAG GTCATTGTGATGTCAGGCCATGAGACCATCCGAGTGCTGGAAGTCGGGGTGGACGCTCAGCTTCCGGCTGAGGAGGAGAACAAAGGACTGGAGAGCGTGGCTGCTGACAGCTCCCAGAGTAGAGGCCCTGCCGAAGCTGGCGAGCCTGCTGCTGAAGCCGGGCAGCGCGACCCAGACCACTCTGCAGAGGCAACTG TGAAGTCGCTGCCTGGGATCCCTCCGAGTCCTGCCCCAGCCATTGCCACCTTCAGCCAAGCCCCAAGCCAGCCTCAGGCATCACAGACCCTGACGCCACTGGCCCTACAAACTGCCCCCCAG GTCTTGACTCAGGAAAACTTAGCCACAGTTCTGACAGGAGTTGTGGTTCCGGCAGGGGCGGTTACTCAACCTCTTCTTATCCCCATCAGTATTGCAGGTCAGGTGTCTGGGCAGCAGGGGCTGGCCGTGTGGACAATCCCTACAGCAGCCGTGGCTGCCCTCCCTGGACTGGCCGCTGCTTCTCCTACCGCGCCAGTCTTCAAGCCACCGTTAGCTGGGCTCCAAG CAGCTGCCGTGCTGAACACCGCTCTCCCGACACCTGTACAAGCTGCCCCACCTGTCCAAGCCTCCTCGCCCACCCAGCCCCGGCAACCAGCTCAGCCCCAGACGCTGTTCCAGACCCAGCCGCTGCTACAGACCACGCCTGCCATACTCCCACAGCCCACTGCTGCCACCGTCGCCGCCCCCACCCCTAAGTCAGTGGACACCACCCCACAGATCACCGTCCAGCCTGCCGGCTTCGCGTTTAGCCCAGGGATC ATCAGTGCTGCCTCCCTCGGGGGACAGACCCAGATCCTGGGCTCCCTAGCCGCGACTCCAGTCATTGCCAACGCCATTCCCAGCATGCCGGGGATCAGCAGTCAGATCCTCACCAATGCTCAGGGACAG GTTATTGGAGCACTTCCATGGGTAGTGAACTCGGCTAGTGTGGCCACACCAGCACCAGCACAGAGCCTACAGGTCCAAGCCGTGACTCCCCAACTCTTGCTGAATGCCCAGGGCCAGGTGATTGCAACCCTAGCCAGCAGCTCCCTGCCTCAACCTATGGCTGTCCGGAAGCCAAACACACCGGAGTCCCCTGCTAAGAGTGAG GTGCAGTCTATCCAGCCGACGCCGGCTGTGCCGCAGCCTGCCGTGGTCATCACCAGCCCGGCCTCAGGAGTCAagccctctgcctcagctcccattCCAATCACCTGCTCCGAGACCCCTACCGTCAGTCAGCTGGTCTCGA AGCCGCACACCCCGAGCCTGGATGAGGACGGGATCAACTTAGAAGAGATTCGGGAGTTTGCCAAGAATTTTAAGATCCGGCGGCTCTCCCTGGGTCTCACACAGACCCAGGTGGGCCAGGCTTTGACTGCAACAGAAGGTCCAGCCTACAGCCAATCAGCCATCTGCCG GTTTGAGAAGTTAGACATCACACCCAAGAGTGCCCAGAAGCTGAAGCCGGTTCTGGAGAAGTGGCTGAATGAGGCCGAGCTCCGGAACCAGGAAGGCCAGCAGAATCTGATGGAGTTTGTGGGCGGTGAGCCCTCCAAGAAACGCAAGCGGCGCACCTCCTTCACGCCGCAGGCCATAGAGGCTCTTAATGCCTACTTTGAGAAGAACCCCCTGCCCACTGGCCAGGAGATCACCGAGATCGCTAAGGAGCTCAATTATGACCGTGAGGTGGTACGGGTCTGGTTCTGTAATCGACGCCAGACACTCAAAAACACCAGCAAGCTGAACGTCTTTCAGATCCCTTAG
- the Pou6f1 gene encoding POU domain, class 6, transcription factor 1 isoform X3 produces MDPGAGSDSSLTVNEQVIVMSGHETIRVLEVGVDAQLPAEEENKGLESVAADSSQSRGPAEAGEPAAEAGQRDPDHSAEATVKSLPGIPPSPAPAIATFSQAPSQPQASQTLTPLALQTAPQVLTQENLATVLTGVVVPAGAVTQPLLIPISIAGQVSGQQGLAVWTIPTAAVAALPGLAAASPTAPVFKPPLAGLQAAAVLNTALPTPVQAAPPVQASSPTQPRQPAQPQTLFQTQPLLQTTPAILPQPTAATVAAPTPKSVDTTPQITVQPAGFAFSPGIISAASLGGQTQILGSLAATPVIANAIPSMPGISSQILTNAQGQVIGALPWVVNSASVATPAPAQSLQVQAVTPQLLLNAQGQVIATLASSSLPQPMAVRKPNTPESPAKSEVQSIQPTPAVPQPAVVITSPASGVKPSASAPIPITCSETPTVSQLVSKPHTPSLDEDGINLEEIREFAKNFKIRRLSLGLTQTQVGQALTATEGPAYSQSAICRFEKLDITPKSAQKLKPVLEKWLNEAELRNQEGQQNLMEFVGGEPSKKRKRRTSFTPQAIEALNAYFEKNPLPTGQEITEIAKELNYDREVVRVWFCNRRQTLKNTSKLNVFQIP; encoded by the exons ATGGATCCTGGAGCTGGCTCTGACTCATCTCTGACCGTGAATGAGCAG GTCATTGTGATGTCAGGCCATGAGACCATCCGAGTGCTGGAAGTCGGGGTGGACGCTCAGCTTCCGGCTGAGGAGGAGAACAAAGGACTGGAGAGCGTGGCTGCTGACAGCTCCCAGAGTAGAGGCCCTGCCGAAGCTGGCGAGCCTGCTGCTGAAGCCGGGCAGCGCGACCCAGACCACTCTGCAGAGGCAACTG TGAAGTCGCTGCCTGGGATCCCTCCGAGTCCTGCCCCAGCCATTGCCACCTTCAGCCAAGCCCCAAGCCAGCCTCAGGCATCACAGACCCTGACGCCACTGGCCCTACAAACTGCCCCCCAG GTCTTGACTCAGGAAAACTTAGCCACAGTTCTGACAGGAGTTGTGGTTCCGGCAGGGGCGGTTACTCAACCTCTTCTTATCCCCATCAGTATTGCAGGTCAGGTGTCTGGGCAGCAGGGGCTGGCCGTGTGGACAATCCCTACAGCAGCCGTGGCTGCCCTCCCTGGACTGGCCGCTGCTTCTCCTACCGCGCCAGTCTTCAAGCCACCGTTAGCTGGGCTCCAAG CAGCTGCCGTGCTGAACACCGCTCTCCCGACACCTGTACAAGCTGCCCCACCTGTCCAAGCCTCCTCGCCCACCCAGCCCCGGCAACCAGCTCAGCCCCAGACGCTGTTCCAGACCCAGCCGCTGCTACAGACCACGCCTGCCATACTCCCACAGCCCACTGCTGCCACCGTCGCCGCCCCCACCCCTAAGTCAGTGGACACCACCCCACAGATCACCGTCCAGCCTGCCGGCTTCGCGTTTAGCCCAGGGATC ATCAGTGCTGCCTCCCTCGGGGGACAGACCCAGATCCTGGGCTCCCTAGCCGCGACTCCAGTCATTGCCAACGCCATTCCCAGCATGCCGGGGATCAGCAGTCAGATCCTCACCAATGCTCAGGGACAG GTTATTGGAGCACTTCCATGGGTAGTGAACTCGGCTAGTGTGGCCACACCAGCACCAGCACAGAGCCTACAGGTCCAAGCCGTGACTCCCCAACTCTTGCTGAATGCCCAGGGCCAGGTGATTGCAACCCTAGCCAGCAGCTCCCTGCCTCAACCTATGGCTGTCCGGAAGCCAAACACACCGGAGTCCCCTGCTAAGAGTGAG GTGCAGTCTATCCAGCCGACGCCGGCTGTGCCGCAGCCTGCCGTGGTCATCACCAGCCCGGCCTCAGGAGTCAagccctctgcctcagctcccattCCAATCACCTGCTCCGAGACCCCTACCGTCAGTCAGCTGGTCTCGA AGCCGCACACCCCGAGCCTGGATGAGGACGGGATCAACTTAGAAGAGATTCGGGAGTTTGCCAAGAATTTTAAGATCCGGCGGCTCTCCCTGGGTCTCACACAGACCCAGGTGGGCCAGGCTTTGACTGCAACAGAAGGTCCAGCCTACAGCCAATCAGCCATCTGCCG GTTTGAGAAGTTAGACATCACACCCAAGAGTGCCCAGAAGCTGAAGCCGGTTCTGGAGAAGTGGCTGAATGAGGCCGAGCTCCGGAACCAGGAAGGCCAGCAGAATCTGATGGAGTTTGTGGGCGGTGAGCCCTCCAAGAAACGCAAGCGGCGCACCTCCTTCACGCCGCAGGCCATAGAGGCTCTTAATGCCTACTTTGAGAAGAACCCCCTGCCCACTGGCCAGGAGATCACCGAGATCGCTAAGGAGCTCAATTATGACCGTGAGGTGGTACGGGTCTGGTTCTGTAATCGACGCCAGACACTCAAAAACACCAGCAAGCTGAACGTCTTTCAGATCCCTTAG
- the Pou6f1 gene encoding POU domain, class 6, transcription factor 1 isoform X2 has product MGFTCSFPAPGRLCHRWEHTASCVQDSMVLGPSLQNLMRIHHRINALGVDWHPPHPAVTMDPGAGSDSSLTVNEQVIVMSGHETIRVLEVGVDAQLPAEEENKGLESVAADSSQSRGPAEAGEPAAEAGQRDPDHSAEATVKSLPGIPPSPAPAIATFSQAPSQPQASQTLTPLALQTAPQVLTQENLATVLTGVVVPAGAVTQPLLIPISIAGQVSGQQGLAVWTIPTAAVAALPGLAAASPTAPVFKPPLAGLQAAVLNTALPTPVQAAPPVQASSPTQPRQPAQPQTLFQTQPLLQTTPAILPQPTAATVAAPTPKSVDTTPQITVQPAGFAFSPGIISAASLGGQTQILGSLAATPVIANAIPSMPGISSQILTNAQGQVIGALPWVVNSASVATPAPAQSLQVQAVTPQLLLNAQGQVIATLASSSLPQPMAVRKPNTPESPAKSEVQSIQPTPAVPQPAVVITSPASGVKPSASAPIPITCSETPTVSQLVSKPHTPSLDEDGINLEEIREFAKNFKIRRLSLGLTQTQVGQALTATEGPAYSQSAICRFEKLDITPKSAQKLKPVLEKWLNEAELRNQEGQQNLMEFVGGEPSKKRKRRTSFTPQAIEALNAYFEKNPLPTGQEITEIAKELNYDREVVRVWFCNRRQTLKNTSKLNVFQIP; this is encoded by the exons ATGGGGTTCACCTGCTCTTTTCCTGCTCCTGGCAGGCTATGCCACCGCTGGGAACATACTGCCTCCTGTGTACAGGACAGCATGGTCCTTGGGCCATCCCTGCAGAATCTCATGAGAATCCACCACCGAATC AATGCACTAGGTGTGGACTGGCACCCACCCCACCCGGCAGTGACCATGGATCCTGGAGCTGGCTCTGACTCATCTCTGACCGTGAATGAGCAG GTCATTGTGATGTCAGGCCATGAGACCATCCGAGTGCTGGAAGTCGGGGTGGACGCTCAGCTTCCGGCTGAGGAGGAGAACAAAGGACTGGAGAGCGTGGCTGCTGACAGCTCCCAGAGTAGAGGCCCTGCCGAAGCTGGCGAGCCTGCTGCTGAAGCCGGGCAGCGCGACCCAGACCACTCTGCAGAGGCAACTG TGAAGTCGCTGCCTGGGATCCCTCCGAGTCCTGCCCCAGCCATTGCCACCTTCAGCCAAGCCCCAAGCCAGCCTCAGGCATCACAGACCCTGACGCCACTGGCCCTACAAACTGCCCCCCAG GTCTTGACTCAGGAAAACTTAGCCACAGTTCTGACAGGAGTTGTGGTTCCGGCAGGGGCGGTTACTCAACCTCTTCTTATCCCCATCAGTATTGCAGGTCAGGTGTCTGGGCAGCAGGGGCTGGCCGTGTGGACAATCCCTACAGCAGCCGTGGCTGCCCTCCCTGGACTGGCCGCTGCTTCTCCTACCGCGCCAGTCTTCAAGCCACCGTTAGCTGGGCTCCAAG CTGCCGTGCTGAACACCGCTCTCCCGACACCTGTACAAGCTGCCCCACCTGTCCAAGCCTCCTCGCCCACCCAGCCCCGGCAACCAGCTCAGCCCCAGACGCTGTTCCAGACCCAGCCGCTGCTACAGACCACGCCTGCCATACTCCCACAGCCCACTGCTGCCACCGTCGCCGCCCCCACCCCTAAGTCAGTGGACACCACCCCACAGATCACCGTCCAGCCTGCCGGCTTCGCGTTTAGCCCAGGGATC ATCAGTGCTGCCTCCCTCGGGGGACAGACCCAGATCCTGGGCTCCCTAGCCGCGACTCCAGTCATTGCCAACGCCATTCCCAGCATGCCGGGGATCAGCAGTCAGATCCTCACCAATGCTCAGGGACAG GTTATTGGAGCACTTCCATGGGTAGTGAACTCGGCTAGTGTGGCCACACCAGCACCAGCACAGAGCCTACAGGTCCAAGCCGTGACTCCCCAACTCTTGCTGAATGCCCAGGGCCAGGTGATTGCAACCCTAGCCAGCAGCTCCCTGCCTCAACCTATGGCTGTCCGGAAGCCAAACACACCGGAGTCCCCTGCTAAGAGTGAG GTGCAGTCTATCCAGCCGACGCCGGCTGTGCCGCAGCCTGCCGTGGTCATCACCAGCCCGGCCTCAGGAGTCAagccctctgcctcagctcccattCCAATCACCTGCTCCGAGACCCCTACCGTCAGTCAGCTGGTCTCGA AGCCGCACACCCCGAGCCTGGATGAGGACGGGATCAACTTAGAAGAGATTCGGGAGTTTGCCAAGAATTTTAAGATCCGGCGGCTCTCCCTGGGTCTCACACAGACCCAGGTGGGCCAGGCTTTGACTGCAACAGAAGGTCCAGCCTACAGCCAATCAGCCATCTGCCG GTTTGAGAAGTTAGACATCACACCCAAGAGTGCCCAGAAGCTGAAGCCGGTTCTGGAGAAGTGGCTGAATGAGGCCGAGCTCCGGAACCAGGAAGGCCAGCAGAATCTGATGGAGTTTGTGGGCGGTGAGCCCTCCAAGAAACGCAAGCGGCGCACCTCCTTCACGCCGCAGGCCATAGAGGCTCTTAATGCCTACTTTGAGAAGAACCCCCTGCCCACTGGCCAGGAGATCACCGAGATCGCTAAGGAGCTCAATTATGACCGTGAGGTGGTACGGGTCTGGTTCTGTAATCGACGCCAGACACTCAAAAACACCAGCAAGCTGAACGTCTTTCAGATCCCTTAG